CGTGCGCTCGCTCCGGAAGGGCCAGACGGTCGACCTCGCGACCCATCGCGGCACCATGCGCTACCGCGTGCGGAGCGTGCAGGTCTACGACCAGCCCGAGCTCGCCGACCATGCCGACGAGCTCTTCGGCCAGGGTGCCGGGGACGGCCGGCTGGTCATCGTGTCGTGCACCGACTGGAATGGCTCGTCGTACGACAACAACGTCGTCGTGCTCGCGCAGCCGCTCGGCCAGCCGCGCAACAAGGGCGAGAGCAAGGGCGCCCAGCAGGCTGCCGGCCGCTGACGCCGGTCAGCCTGCCGGAGCCAGCTCGGACTTCTTGCCGGCGAACGCGAAGAAGAGCAGGTCGGTCATCTCGAAGGTGCCCGGCCGTGGGCCGAACGTCGGCACGAACGTCGGGTCGCGGACGATCGAGAACCGGCTGCCCTCCATCGCGCGGTGGAAGGTCTCGGCGACGATCCGGCCGCCGACATCCTTGAGCTTTCCGCCGTTGAGCTCGGCCTCGCGCAGGATGTAGAACCATAGCGGCGTCCGGCCGGCGAGGGTGTCCTTCTCGGCCGGGGTGAGGTGGTCGAGCTTGGCTCCGCCGCTCCCGTTGAGGATCTGCGCGCGGGTGAGCACGGTGACGTTGACGCCCTTGCTCTTTAGCCTTGTGACCATCTGCTGGCCAGTCGCGAGCTTCACCATGTTGCCGCGCACCAGGTTGCGGAACGCGAGGTTGCGCGGCATCGGCGGCACGCTCTCGTCGCCGCCGAAGGTGCTGGGCGGCAGTGACGCGAGCGGGTCGGTGAGCCGGGTGTCGATGCGCATCGCACGGTTGACGCCGCTCGAGGGCGCCGACAGGCCGGGCTTGCCGCCCGCCGGGAAGTCGTACATCCGGCGCCAGTCGGCGATCCAGCTGCTCAGCAGCCGCTTCTCGCCGCCGAGGTTGCCGCCGACCGCGGAGAACAGGAACATCCAGTCCAGGGTGCCGAACGTGCCGGCGAACTTGGAGTTCCAGTTGTAGTCGCTGCGGATCATGCTGTGCCCGAGCCGGAACGCCGCCACCGAGAACTCGATCGGCATCGTCGGCACGTCGGTCGGTGCGGCGTCGGGCTCCACCAGCTTGCGTCCGTTGTCGAACACGTCGTTGAGGATCGACGGCTGCACGATGCGCGGCAGGTAGTCGTTGCGCAGCATCCACTGGTAGTGCAGCGTCACCTGCTTGCGCGCCCTGTTGAACCGCTGCGGCGTCGGCAGCGTGGTGGACGTCTTGTCGGCCACCTTGTTGTGGAACGTGATCATCGCGAGGTGCGTCTGGGCGACGATCAGGTTCTCGTCGTTGCGGGGGTCGGGGATCAGCGCCTTGCGCTTCGCCTTGGCGTTTG
This is a stretch of genomic DNA from Nocardioides sp. InS609-2. It encodes these proteins:
- a CDS encoding heme peroxidase family protein produces the protein MADGHAGNRHMLHGSETFFIEGEGLLSTQVGGRTGAEEDPVSESDTPTAPAPRALAADAAPPFRFSRVGPKGTPLNATITKKLANAMVVGGGGAGNIPAGYTYLGQFVDHDLTMDRTDVMLGEDVSPTDLLQGRSPRLDLDSLYGAGPGNAQSAIFYDADGLHLKTGTTIPAENVGAKAGHDLPRAGTGANAKAKRKALIPDPRNDENLIVAQTHLAMITFHNKVADKTSTTLPTPQRFNRARKQVTLHYQWMLRNDYLPRIVQPSILNDVFDNGRKLVEPDAAPTDVPTMPIEFSVAAFRLGHSMIRSDYNWNSKFAGTFGTLDWMFLFSAVGGNLGGEKRLLSSWIADWRRMYDFPAGGKPGLSAPSSGVNRAMRIDTRLTDPLASLPPSTFGGDESVPPMPRNLAFRNLVRGNMVKLATGQQMVTRLKSKGVNVTVLTRAQILNGSGGAKLDHLTPAEKDTLAGRTPLWFYILREAELNGGKLKDVGGRIVAETFHRAMEGSRFSIVRDPTFVPTFGPRPGTFEMTDLLFFAFAGKKSELAPAG